A region of Lycium barbarum isolate Lr01 chromosome 1, ASM1917538v2, whole genome shotgun sequence DNA encodes the following proteins:
- the LOC132626917 gene encoding protein S40-6-like has translation MASSNEVSYNLFSQKAIGLVTPIPINNEEFQEEDIWGCTTTTNNNNIVNEKVQLSSKFIITSIKDPRRLIPTTIKMIPKSKNKNSVQDFNIVHHSAPVNIHDWSKIYGTGVKKEIGNFVTNNSNLGSDDEEEVEENVMPPHEWLAKRLGRRQISSFSVCEGVGRTLKGRDLTRVRDIVLTKTGFLE, from the coding sequence ATGGCTTCATCAAACGAAGTATCATACAATTTATTTAGCCAAAAAGCCATTGGACTAGTGACACCCATACCCATCAACAATGAAGAATTTCAAGAAGAAGACATTTGGGGttgtactactactactaataataataatattgttaaTGAAAAAGTTCAGCTCAGTTCCAAGTTCATCATCACAAGTATTAAAGATCCGAGAAGGCTAATTCCCACAACAATCAAGATGATCCCAAAGTCAAAAAATAAGAATTCAGTACAAGATTTCAACATTGTTCATCACTCTGCCCCAGTAAATATACATGATTGGTCAAAGATTTATGGTACAGGTGTAAAGAAGGAAATTGGTAACTTTGTGACAAATAATAGTAATTTGGGAagtgatgatgaagaagaagttgaagaaaatGTGATGCCTCCACATGAATGGCTTGCCAAAAGACTTGGGAGAAGGCAAATTTCTTCTTTTTCTGTTTGTGAAGGTGTTGGAAGAACTTTAAAAGGAAGAGATCTAACCAGAGTAAGAGATATTGTTTTAACAAAAACTGGATTTCTGGAATAA
- the LOC132626921 gene encoding protein translation factor SUI1 homolog 2-like has translation MASFSRASWWLHSQKASGLATPINNEEFQEEDICGCNNNNIVNEKNQLRSKFIISLSLSGLFTSCFLLIRRSLVVIDDGDPFAEAKGPGSPGPKASGSTGLEFPTTFDPFAEAKEVGAPGAKEYVRIRIQQRNNRKSVTTIQGLKKEFSYEKILKVLKKEFCCNGNVVQDKELGKVIQLQGDQRKNVTQFLLNADIVKKEQIKIHGF, from the exons ATGGCGTCTTTTAGCAGAGCCTcctg GTGGCTTCATAGCCAAAAAGCCAGTGGATTAGCGACACCCATCAACAATGAAGAATTTCAAGAAGAAGACATTTGTggttgtaataataataatattgttaaCGAGAAAAATCAACTCcgttccaagttcattatcag TTTGTCCTTATCTGGTCTTTTTActtcatgttttctcttgatccgaAGGTCTTTAGTGGTCATAGATGATGGCG ATCCATTCGCCGAGGCCAAGGGCCCAGGATCACCGGGCCCCAAGGCCTCGGGTTCCACGGGCCTTGAGTTCCCAACAACTTTTGATCCATTTGCGGAGGCTAAGGAGGTAGGTGCCCCTGGAGCTAAGGAGTATGTGCGTATTCGCATACAACAAAGGAATAATAGGAAAAGCGTGACGACGATCCAAGGGTTGAAGAAGGAGTTTAGTTACGAAAAAATACTTAAAGTCCTCAAGAAAGAGTTTTGTTGCAATGGCAATGTTGTGCAGGACAAGGAGCTCGGGAAGGTGATACAGTTACAGGGCGATCAACGAAAGAATGTTACACAGTTCCTTTTGAATGCTGATATTGTTAAGAAGGAACAAATCAAGATTCATGGTTTCTAA
- the LOC132628178 gene encoding reactive Intermediate Deaminase A, chloroplastic-like isoform X1, which yields MTWAAAASRFQIPAMDVAALRSRAPLAFGVGCVSIAGAKFSVSSLTQSKPFACLSTSTNTSIKEAVHTDKAPAALGPYSQAIKANNFVFVSGCLGLIPETGKFVSESVEDQTEQVLKNMGEILKESGASYSSVVKTTILLADLNDFKKVNEIYAKWISERLGLKHLKVYWFALAYVTIRKVEVISNHDCL from the exons ATGACGTGGGCAGCCGCAGCAAGTCGTTTCCAAATTCCAGCAATGGACGTTGCTGCCTTACGCAGCCGTGCTCCCTTAGCATTCGGAGTTGGCTGTGTATCAATTGCTGGTGCAAAGTTTAGTGTGTCTTCACTAACTCAATCAAAACCCTTTGCTTGCTTAAGCACTTCCACTAATAcca GTATAAAGGAGGCCGTTCACACTGATAAGGCTCCGGCAGCACTAGGGCCATACTCTCAAGCCATCAAAGCTAATAACTTTGTTTTCGTCTCTGGATGTCTGGGTCTTATTCCAGAG ACTGGGAAATTTGTCTCAGAAAGTGTGGAGGATCAAACAGAGCAG GTTCTCAAGAATATGGGGGAGATACTTAAAGAAAGTGGCGCTAGCTACTCCTCAGTTGTTAAGACAACTATCTT GTTAGCTGATCTGAACGACTTCAAGAAAGTGAATGAGATTTATGCTAAAT GGATATCAGAGAGACTTGGCCTAAAACATTTGAAGGTCTACTGGTTTGCACTTGCATATGTGACAATTCGGAAGGTAGAAGTGATTAGCAACCATGATTGTTTGTAA
- the LOC132628178 gene encoding reactive Intermediate Deaminase A, chloroplastic-like isoform X2 has translation MTWAAAASRFQIPAMDVAALRSRAPLAFGVGCVSIAGAKFSVSSLTQSKPFACLSTSTNTSIKEAVHTDKAPAALGPYSQAIKANNFVFVSGCLGLIPETGKFVSESVEDQTEQVLKNMGEILKESGASYSSVVKTTILLADLNDFKKVNEIYAKYFPSPAPARATYQVAALPMNAKIEVECIAAL, from the exons ATGACGTGGGCAGCCGCAGCAAGTCGTTTCCAAATTCCAGCAATGGACGTTGCTGCCTTACGCAGCCGTGCTCCCTTAGCATTCGGAGTTGGCTGTGTATCAATTGCTGGTGCAAAGTTTAGTGTGTCTTCACTAACTCAATCAAAACCCTTTGCTTGCTTAAGCACTTCCACTAATAcca GTATAAAGGAGGCCGTTCACACTGATAAGGCTCCGGCAGCACTAGGGCCATACTCTCAAGCCATCAAAGCTAATAACTTTGTTTTCGTCTCTGGATGTCTGGGTCTTATTCCAGAG ACTGGGAAATTTGTCTCAGAAAGTGTGGAGGATCAAACAGAGCAG GTTCTCAAGAATATGGGGGAGATACTTAAAGAAAGTGGCGCTAGCTACTCCTCAGTTGTTAAGACAACTATCTT GTTAGCTGATCTGAACGACTTCAAGAAAGTGAATGAGATTTATGCTAAAT ATTTCCCATCTCCTGCACCAGCTCGGGCAACTTATCAGGTGGCAGCACTCCCaatgaatgcaaagattgaagtCGAGTGCATAGCAGCATTATGA